The Pseudomonas iranensis genome includes a window with the following:
- a CDS encoding winged helix-turn-helix transcriptional regulator codes for MARQQTLAQSECPVARTLEAIGDRWALMIIRDAFDDVRRFSEFQKRLGLAKNILTVKLKMLVELGVLQIQPASDGSAYKEYVLTDMGRAVFPIVVSLRQWGERFLFAEGEEHSILLDNERAEPVETIVVRSRAGAVLAPADCHRKVVTRRQ; via the coding sequence ATGGCCCGACAACAAACATTGGCGCAGAGCGAATGCCCGGTGGCTCGAACCCTCGAAGCCATTGGCGATCGCTGGGCCTTGATGATCATTCGCGATGCGTTCGATGACGTGCGCCGGTTCAGCGAATTTCAGAAACGTCTGGGCCTGGCCAAGAACATCCTCACGGTCAAACTGAAAATGCTCGTCGAGCTCGGCGTGTTGCAGATTCAGCCCGCGTCGGACGGCAGTGCCTACAAGGAATACGTGCTCACCGACATGGGCCGCGCGGTGTTCCCCATCGTCGTCAGCCTGCGGCAGTGGGGCGAGCGCTTCCTGTTCGCGGAAGGCGAGGAGCATTCGATTCTGCTCGACAACGAACGGGCCGAGCCCGTTGAGACAATCGTCGTGCGCTCCAGAGCGGGCGCGGTGCTGGCCCCGGCGGACTGTCACCGAAAAGTGGTGACGCGCCGGCAATGA
- a CDS encoding VOC family protein, translating into MSLSPFHLAIPVYDLAACRRFYGEVFGLEEGRSSAQWVDFNFYGHQLVIHEQPKTAAQQSINSNPVDGHDVPVPHFGIILQWEQWEALAERLKSFGTQFVIEPYIRFKGQVGEQATMFLLDPCGNALEFKAFKDMSQVFAK; encoded by the coding sequence ATGAGCCTTTCACCTTTCCACCTCGCCATCCCGGTCTACGATCTTGCCGCTTGCCGGCGTTTTTACGGTGAAGTGTTCGGCCTGGAGGAGGGCCGGTCCAGCGCGCAATGGGTCGACTTCAACTTCTACGGCCACCAATTGGTGATCCACGAACAGCCGAAAACGGCTGCCCAGCAAAGCATCAACAGCAACCCGGTAGACGGTCACGACGTACCGGTCCCGCACTTCGGCATCATTTTGCAGTGGGAGCAATGGGAAGCACTGGCCGAGCGACTGAAGTCATTCGGCACGCAATTCGTGATCGAGCCCTACATTCGATTCAAGGGTCAGGTCGGCGAACAGGCGACCATGTTTCTACTCGATCCCTGCGGCAATGCGCTGGAATTCAAGGCGTTCAAAGACATGAGTCAGGTGTTTGCCAAATGA
- a CDS encoding LysR family transcriptional regulator — MRFSLDQLLMFVQVVKSGSFSAAGRKLGKTQSTISAAIANLETDLGVELFDRRNRSPALTASGHKLLVQAEAVLERCMTFEAHADCLSDSVEPSLTLAIETPYGPIMPVLQAFEQAFPFVDLIIRHPVYGDVSELVSSGEAVLGVAFSQPGYPRELAFQQLGKLIMLHVCHPDHPLAQLDNVTFDDLHVHRRLAFSAHASKLPSSEYLRSTQLWQAESYLALLEMVRAGLGWATLPRQLIQRELGNGELVELQLSAYPHTDWQIGVDLLWARQRPLGTAERWLKEKLQANKVYERDRNGQITTL; from the coding sequence GTGCGCTTCTCACTCGATCAGTTGCTGATGTTCGTCCAAGTGGTGAAAAGCGGCTCGTTCTCCGCCGCCGGGCGCAAGCTGGGCAAGACGCAATCGACCATCAGCGCAGCGATCGCCAATCTTGAAACCGACCTTGGCGTCGAGCTGTTCGACCGCCGCAATCGCAGCCCTGCCCTCACCGCCAGCGGGCATAAATTACTGGTGCAGGCAGAAGCGGTACTGGAGCGCTGCATGACCTTCGAGGCCCACGCTGATTGCCTCTCGGATAGCGTCGAACCGAGTCTGACCCTGGCGATTGAAACGCCGTACGGCCCGATCATGCCGGTGCTGCAAGCGTTCGAGCAGGCCTTCCCGTTTGTCGATCTGATCATTCGTCACCCGGTCTACGGCGATGTCAGCGAACTGGTCAGCAGTGGCGAGGCGGTGCTGGGGGTGGCGTTTTCGCAACCAGGCTATCCCCGGGAACTGGCGTTCCAGCAACTAGGCAAACTGATCATGCTGCACGTCTGCCATCCCGATCATCCGCTGGCGCAACTGGACAACGTCACGTTCGATGATTTGCACGTGCACCGGCGCCTGGCGTTCAGTGCGCACGCCAGCAAACTGCCGAGCAGTGAATACCTGCGTTCGACGCAGCTGTGGCAAGCGGAAAGCTATCTGGCGCTGCTGGAAATGGTCCGCGCCGGCCTCGGCTGGGCGACCCTGCCGCGCCAACTGATCCAGCGTGAACTGGGCAATGGCGAACTGGTCGAGTTGCAGCTGTCGGCATACCCGCATACCGACTGGCAAATCGGCGTCGACCTGTTATGGGCACGCCAACGGCCGCTGGGCACGGCCGAGCGCTGGCTCAAGGAAAAGCTGCAGGCCAACAAGGTTTATGAGCGCGATCGCAACGGGCAGATCACTACGCTGTGA
- a CDS encoding nucleobase:cation symporter-2 family protein, translating to MTTQCVHPVDEVLPLRQLVTFGLQHVLVMYAGAVAVPLILGSAMGLTSAQVVLLINANLLTSGVATLIQTLGFWKFGARLPLIQGCSFIALAPMIMIGKEFGLSQIFGAVIAAGFLTIALAPVFSRLLRFFPPVVIGSLITIIGISLMPAAAIWLGGGNPDSPDFGRPANLLLGLATVSVTLVIYAKFSGFIGNLSVLIGLFVGSLIAAACGMTHFNRVSEAAWFELSAPMAFGPPEFSLVPILIMTLAMLVIMAETTGNCLAIGKLVGKPTTQQTLGNAFRADGLSTMLGGLFNSFPYNAFTQNTGLIALSSIKSRFVVAAAGAIMVLMGLFPKLGALIAAVPTPVLGGCAIVMFGMTTVAGIQELSRVQFEGTRNAIIVAVSVSVGVLPMSFPALFEHVGPTLKLVLDSGIFLGAITAILLNVLLNKQKPSTDAVGASTAELAD from the coding sequence ATGACTACACAATGCGTTCACCCGGTCGATGAGGTGTTGCCCCTGCGGCAGCTGGTCACCTTCGGTCTGCAGCATGTTCTGGTGATGTATGCGGGAGCGGTGGCGGTGCCGCTGATTCTCGGCAGTGCGATGGGGCTGACGTCGGCTCAGGTGGTTTTACTGATCAACGCCAACCTGCTGACGTCCGGTGTGGCGACGCTGATTCAGACCCTCGGCTTCTGGAAGTTCGGCGCGCGTTTACCGTTGATTCAGGGCTGCTCGTTCATTGCGCTGGCGCCGATGATCATGATCGGCAAGGAGTTCGGCCTCAGCCAGATCTTTGGGGCGGTGATCGCCGCCGGCTTCCTGACCATCGCACTGGCGCCGGTGTTCAGCCGCTTGCTGCGATTCTTTCCGCCCGTGGTGATTGGCAGCCTGATCACCATCATCGGTATTTCACTGATGCCGGCGGCGGCAATCTGGCTGGGTGGCGGTAATCCCGATTCGCCTGACTTCGGTCGCCCGGCCAATCTGCTGCTGGGCCTGGCCACGGTCAGTGTGACGCTGGTGATTTATGCGAAATTCAGCGGTTTCATCGGCAACCTCAGCGTGCTCATCGGCTTGTTTGTCGGCAGCCTGATCGCTGCCGCCTGTGGCATGACGCACTTCAATCGGGTCAGCGAGGCGGCGTGGTTCGAGTTGAGCGCGCCAATGGCGTTTGGCCCGCCAGAATTTTCTCTGGTACCGATTCTGATCATGACCCTGGCGATGCTGGTGATCATGGCCGAGACCACTGGCAACTGCCTGGCCATCGGCAAACTGGTCGGCAAACCGACTACGCAGCAGACCCTCGGCAACGCCTTCCGCGCCGACGGCTTGTCGACCATGCTCGGTGGTCTGTTCAACAGCTTTCCCTATAACGCCTTCACGCAAAACACCGGCCTGATTGCGCTTTCGAGCATCAAGAGCCGCTTCGTCGTCGCCGCCGCTGGCGCAATCATGGTGTTGATGGGCTTGTTTCCCAAGCTCGGCGCGCTGATTGCGGCGGTGCCGACGCCGGTGCTGGGCGGCTGCGCGATCGTCATGTTCGGCATGACCACGGTGGCGGGCATTCAGGAACTGTCACGGGTGCAGTTCGAAGGCACACGCAACGCCATTATTGTTGCGGTGTCGGTCAGCGTCGGCGTCTTGCCAATGTCCTTCCCGGCCCTGTTCGAACACGTCGGCCCGACGCTGAAACTGGTGCTCGACAGCGGCATTTTCCTCGGTGCGATCACCGCCATTCTGCTCAATGTACTGCTCAACAAACAAAAACCATCGACCGACGCCGTCGGCGCTTCCACGGCCGAACTGGCCGACTGA
- a CDS encoding nucleoside deaminase, with protein MNQFTQLVPAGVSDLDLSLLRQTIALSQASKQRGRHPFAALVADRDGKVIAEAGNNSMPPEGDPTQHAELVAVAAAAKRLSPTELEACTLYTSAEPCCMCAGAVYWTGVGRVVYALSEHALLGLTGDHPENPTFSLPCREVFAKGQRTVSVFGPMLEAEAAEPHKGFWS; from the coding sequence ATGAATCAATTCACTCAGCTTGTTCCGGCCGGCGTCAGCGATCTGGACCTGTCATTGCTGCGCCAGACCATCGCCCTGTCGCAGGCGTCGAAGCAACGTGGCCGGCACCCGTTTGCGGCGCTGGTGGCGGATCGCGACGGCAAGGTGATTGCCGAAGCGGGCAACAATTCGATGCCGCCGGAAGGTGATCCCACCCAGCATGCCGAACTGGTCGCGGTGGCTGCGGCGGCGAAGCGGTTGTCACCCACGGAGCTGGAGGCGTGCACGCTGTACACCAGCGCCGAACCTTGCTGCATGTGCGCGGGCGCGGTGTATTGGACCGGTGTCGGGCGAGTGGTGTATGCGTTGTCGGAACATGCTTTGCTCGGGCTGACCGGCGATCATCCGGAGAACCCGACGTTCTCGTTGCCGTGTCGCGAAGTGTTTGCCAAAGGGCAGCGCACGGTGAGCGTTTTCGGGCCGATGCTGGAGGCAGAGGCGGCTGAACCGCATAAAGGTTTCTGGTCTTAG
- a CDS encoding class I SAM-dependent methyltransferase translates to MTQPATDAAGKFDTSRANEYARQSRIALAGYDACHDLSACMLAASLGQSRPANVLVVGAGGTAQEIIAMAALEPEWRFTAVDPSGPMLHAATEHLRANDLLHRVQIHLGHVEDLPADASFDAATLIGVLHHLGGDEAKQQILRSIQARLKPGAPLIVAGNHYAYASQPLLLQAWSQRWRQQGATVDEVQAKLGKILQGADPPHSEAAVQTLLHDAGFGDATRFFSSLFWGAWLTCKLSQATRFA, encoded by the coding sequence ATGACCCAACCCGCCACTGACGCCGCCGGCAAATTCGACACCTCCCGCGCCAATGAGTATGCCCGGCAAAGCCGCATTGCCCTGGCTGGCTACGATGCCTGTCACGACCTGTCGGCCTGCATGCTCGCCGCCAGCCTTGGGCAGTCGCGTCCGGCAAACGTGCTGGTGGTGGGCGCGGGGGGCACCGCACAGGAAATCATCGCCATGGCCGCGCTGGAGCCGGAATGGCGCTTCACTGCGGTCGATCCTTCCGGGCCGATGCTGCATGCTGCGACCGAACATCTGCGCGCCAATGATCTATTGCACAGAGTCCAGATACATCTCGGTCACGTCGAAGACTTGCCGGCCGACGCATCTTTCGACGCCGCCACCCTGATCGGTGTACTCCATCACCTGGGCGGTGATGAGGCCAAGCAACAAATACTGCGCTCCATTCAGGCCCGCCTCAAACCCGGCGCGCCATTGATCGTGGCCGGCAATCATTACGCTTACGCCAGTCAGCCGTTGCTGCTGCAAGCCTGGAGCCAGCGCTGGCGACAGCAGGGCGCAACCGTTGACGAGGTGCAGGCGAAGCTCGGGAAGATCTTGCAGGGCGCTGATCCGCCGCACTCGGAGGCGGCGGTTCAAACATTGCTGCATGACGCCGGATTCGGCGATGCAACACGGTTTTTCAGCAGTCTGTTCTGGGGCGCCTGGCTGACGTGCAAGCTCAGCCAGGCGACCCGATTTGCCTAA
- a CDS encoding DUF6555 family protein, which translates to MRSTDIFVIEYKHHDQPKSFVIRAKSMRNADAWHWASCDAGIAPIPKPGKPPLKVVSKPQAERYGITDVKWRETAALDWTEA; encoded by the coding sequence ATGCGTAGCACCGATATTTTCGTCATCGAATACAAACATCACGACCAGCCAAAATCATTCGTCATTCGCGCCAAGAGTATGCGCAACGCCGACGCTTGGCATTGGGCGAGCTGTGACGCCGGTATTGCGCCGATTCCGAAACCGGGTAAACCACCGTTGAAAGTGGTTTCCAAACCCCAGGCCGAGCGCTATGGGATCACCGACGTGAAATGGCGCGAGACGGCAGCGCTGGACTGGACGGAGGCTTAG
- a CDS encoding SDR family oxidoreductase has translation MKLEANTIFITGGTSGIGRALAEALHQRGNKVIIAGRRQTLLAEIAQANPGIDTVQLDINDAQQIKDVAAEVIRRHPSLNVIINNAGIMPFDNAGSGDYDDAQAVALLQTNLLGPVRVSAAFVEHLKRQPEAYIINNSSVLAYLPLATTALYSATKAAIHSYSLSQRFMLRDTSVKVLEIAPPWVDTDLIHKSGDERAMPLGEFIEETLIKLKTATTEVLVDRVLPLRANQGANEHGLIEQFNLSLLENPIPVA, from the coding sequence ATGAAACTTGAAGCCAACACGATCTTCATCACCGGCGGCACTTCCGGCATCGGCCGCGCACTGGCCGAGGCCCTGCATCAGCGCGGCAACAAGGTCATCATCGCTGGTCGTCGCCAGACCCTGCTGGCAGAGATTGCCCAGGCGAATCCTGGCATCGACACCGTGCAGCTGGACATCAACGATGCGCAGCAGATCAAGGACGTCGCCGCCGAAGTCATCCGCCGCCATCCGTCGTTGAACGTAATCATCAACAACGCCGGAATCATGCCCTTCGACAACGCGGGTTCCGGCGACTACGACGATGCGCAGGCCGTCGCTCTGTTGCAGACCAACCTCCTCGGCCCAGTGCGCGTCAGCGCCGCGTTCGTCGAACACCTCAAGCGTCAGCCCGAGGCCTACATCATCAACAACAGCTCGGTGCTGGCCTACCTGCCGCTGGCGACCACGGCGTTGTATTCGGCAACCAAAGCGGCGATCCATTCCTACTCGCTGTCGCAGCGTTTCATGCTGCGCGACACCAGCGTCAAGGTCCTGGAAATCGCGCCACCTTGGGTCGATACCGACCTGATTCACAAGAGCGGCGACGAGCGCGCCATGCCGCTGGGCGAGTTTATCGAGGAAACCCTGATCAAGCTGAAAACCGCCACTACCGAAGTGCTGGTTGACCGAGTCTTGCCGCTGCGAGCCAACCAGGGCGCGAACGAGCACGGGTTGATCGAGCAGTTCAACCTGTCGCTGCTGGAAAATCCTATTCCGGTGGCTTGA
- a CDS encoding GlxA family transcriptional regulator encodes MHRVGYLLTEGFQVMALATQSVFEFANIVTGKAVYKVQNFSQAGGIVSSSLGLHVDTLPLTQAGLADSWLVAGTLTPLTPPDADVLQSVRGLADGARRVAGICTGSFLLAQAGVLDNRRVTTHWAFAPALRRMHPSVNVEDDRIFIIDGPVWTSAGMTAGVDMALGMVEKDLGSEIARSVAHRLVMHQRRSGGQSQHSELLSLSPKSDRIQSALDYARKHLNRPLSVEELAEVVHLSPRQFTRVFTAETGQSPAKAIESLRLEAARLLIEQSSHSLDVVARETGFRDRRHMREVFMRGFGVPPQAVRRDSRRMV; translated from the coding sequence ATGCATCGAGTCGGCTATCTGCTCACGGAAGGTTTTCAGGTCATGGCGCTGGCGACCCAGTCGGTGTTCGAGTTCGCCAACATCGTCACCGGCAAAGCCGTGTACAAGGTGCAGAACTTTTCCCAGGCCGGCGGCATCGTCAGCTCCTCGCTGGGCTTGCACGTCGATACGTTGCCACTGACGCAGGCGGGGCTGGCCGACAGTTGGCTGGTGGCTGGCACGCTGACTCCGCTGACGCCGCCCGATGCTGACGTGCTGCAAAGCGTGCGCGGGCTCGCCGACGGCGCACGCCGCGTGGCCGGCATCTGCACCGGCTCGTTCTTACTGGCGCAGGCCGGTGTGCTGGATAACCGCCGCGTGACCACGCACTGGGCGTTCGCCCCGGCGCTGCGCAGGATGCATCCGTCGGTGAATGTCGAGGACGACCGAATCTTCATCATCGACGGCCCGGTGTGGACATCGGCGGGCATGACCGCTGGTGTCGACATGGCGCTGGGTATGGTCGAGAAGGACCTGGGCAGCGAAATCGCCCGCTCGGTCGCCCATCGACTGGTGATGCATCAGCGTAGGTCCGGAGGCCAGTCGCAGCATTCGGAATTGCTGTCGCTGTCGCCCAAATCCGACCGCATTCAGAGTGCGCTGGATTACGCGCGCAAGCACCTCAATCGCCCGCTGAGTGTCGAAGAACTGGCCGAAGTGGTGCACCTGAGTCCGCGGCAATTCACCCGCGTGTTCACCGCCGAAACCGGCCAGTCACCAGCCAAGGCGATAGAGAGCCTAAGGCTGGAAGCGGCGCGGTTGCTGATCGAGCAAAGCAGTCACAGTCTGGATGTGGTCGCCAGGGAAACCGGGTTTCGTGACCGCCGGCACATGCGCGAGGTGTTCATGCGCGGCTTTGGCGTGCCGCCGCAGGCGGTACGGCGGGATTCGCGGCGGATGGTGTGA
- a CDS encoding DUF6124 family protein: MFKVTPNPPTTDPASPYESSASKKLHEAAERALDHYLGPAEILASTNTPEQMFLANPKYDTESLLANASESLGSATTMLYDFAALLDNPRRKTLLGIAQVVMLGEIAVNQALDKVEIAK, translated from the coding sequence ATGTTCAAAGTCACACCCAATCCCCCAACCACCGACCCCGCATCGCCCTACGAATCCAGCGCCTCGAAAAAGCTTCACGAAGCCGCCGAACGCGCCCTCGATCACTACCTCGGCCCCGCCGAAATCCTGGCCAGCACCAACACTCCGGAACAGATGTTCCTCGCCAACCCGAAATACGACACCGAGTCCCTGCTGGCCAACGCCAGCGAATCCCTCGGCTCGGCCACCACCATGCTCTACGACTTCGCCGCGCTGCTCGACAACCCGCGCCGTAAAACCCTGCTGGGCATCGCCCAGGTCGTCATGCTCGGCGAAATCGCGGTAAATCAGGCTTTGGATAAAGTCGAAATAGCCAAATGA
- a CDS encoding T6SS phospholipase effector Tle1-like catalytic domain-containing protein, whose protein sequence is MSGYVPNPPKNYRYEQAKPVDLHAQHWAEYEKHGKEPAREPEKTGIALRIGVFFDGTGNNANNSAAGLLCGAQHPIAPEDIPASCMPYMSDPDSSYGAGPTNIRKLFSLYKKTQKAEGDGFLKYVSSPIYVEGIGTESNQMDSAVGAGTGRGETGVTSRVQASFTLIKQAIEEALQENPDSEIASLTFDTFGFSRGAAAARHFANEVVRGKQGALGDLLNRNAADFSRTFDNKYGNGIKIGFIVLFDTVPSIAGFTNLGRVKSPLAPGVRLYLNRQYFTDVVHLVARDECRANFALSRVKPAHPEYTLPGVHSDIGGSYLDEVEERVLVSPMQTLAVPRYVDVSTTSIYHDAARVKSEWLAKGWPAHLLDIVTPASLEIPQEHQDRLSPGQKRVYAALQLKRPVSGKLSRVYLRVMYQLAKEKGVQFIDIPEDDEYSVPAELQPLCDRFLTGNYRTTAEEEALLKLKYIHTSANWNHPLGRRDGSGIDAVYINAPTEDAIRVQHPHVADWKLW, encoded by the coding sequence TTGAGTGGTTACGTTCCAAACCCGCCGAAAAACTACCGCTACGAACAAGCCAAACCCGTCGACCTGCACGCCCAGCATTGGGCCGAGTATGAGAAGCATGGGAAAGAGCCCGCGCGCGAGCCTGAGAAGACAGGCATTGCGTTGAGGATCGGGGTTTTCTTTGATGGCACAGGCAACAATGCGAACAACTCTGCTGCGGGGTTGTTGTGCGGTGCTCAGCATCCGATTGCGCCTGAGGATATTCCAGCTAGCTGCATGCCTTATATGAGCGATCCGGATAGTAGTTATGGCGCCGGGCCTACGAATATCAGGAAATTGTTTTCTCTGTATAAAAAGACCCAGAAAGCCGAAGGCGATGGCTTTCTTAAGTACGTCTCAAGCCCAATATATGTCGAAGGTATAGGCACTGAAAGCAATCAGATGGATAGCGCTGTAGGTGCTGGAACGGGGCGAGGTGAGACTGGTGTTACGAGTCGCGTACAAGCGTCCTTCACGCTGATAAAACAAGCTATCGAAGAGGCACTGCAAGAGAACCCCGACAGTGAAATTGCGTCCCTGACGTTCGATACATTTGGCTTCAGTCGTGGGGCTGCTGCTGCACGGCACTTCGCAAATGAAGTGGTGCGGGGTAAGCAAGGAGCTTTAGGAGATCTCCTGAACCGGAACGCCGCAGATTTCAGTCGCACCTTTGATAATAAATACGGAAACGGCATCAAAATCGGTTTCATCGTGCTCTTTGACACGGTGCCCTCAATTGCCGGCTTCACCAATCTTGGCCGGGTGAAAAGTCCTCTAGCTCCCGGTGTGAGGCTTTACCTAAACCGTCAATACTTCACGGATGTCGTACATCTCGTAGCCCGTGATGAGTGCCGCGCTAATTTTGCGCTCAGCCGAGTGAAGCCCGCGCACCCTGAGTACACTCTTCCCGGGGTTCATTCGGATATTGGCGGCAGCTATCTTGATGAAGTAGAGGAACGCGTGCTTGTCAGTCCGATGCAAACTCTCGCTGTACCTCGGTACGTAGACGTTTCAACGACGTCGATTTATCACGACGCCGCGCGCGTAAAAAGCGAGTGGCTTGCTAAAGGATGGCCTGCGCATCTGCTGGATATTGTCACCCCGGCTTCCTTGGAAATTCCGCAGGAGCATCAAGACAGGCTTTCACCGGGGCAGAAGCGCGTATATGCCGCTCTACAATTGAAACGTCCGGTGAGTGGAAAACTTTCGAGAGTTTATTTAAGAGTCATGTATCAGCTGGCAAAAGAAAAGGGTGTTCAATTCATTGATATACCGGAAGATGACGAATACTCCGTGCCGGCAGAGCTGCAACCTCTTTGTGACCGATTTCTCACCGGAAACTACAGAACAACTGCAGAAGAAGAGGCTTTGCTCAAGCTGAAGTACATTCATACCTCTGCAAACTGGAATCATCCCCTTGGAAGAAGAGACGGGAGCGGTATTGATGCTGTTTACATCAACGCCCCGACGGAAGACGCGATCCGTGTACAACATCCTCACGTAGCTGATTGGAAACTCTGGTAA
- a CDS encoding DUF2931 family protein, which produces MKSVIALLVALSLMGCQKGGFESGENDPKSPWWQIGFVEPNYMKIWVEDSSVLDINNRMFFRVGGKSAPGGEPEDGTESARGWGTVGGSGVLVTGADLPRMIFVRWQSISEQKTYKGFIEIPEEARQLMVQSTHQRCPKTPERTARYSATLLVGLAPGGVLQAWVRDSCHRPIKVSHAQGELEPLGPEQGEHGGRYAYPVSEKAKRYIDKFGIPYGSW; this is translated from the coding sequence ATGAAGTCTGTAATCGCTCTGCTTGTCGCCTTATCGTTAATGGGCTGCCAGAAAGGAGGTTTCGAAAGTGGAGAAAATGACCCGAAGTCCCCTTGGTGGCAAATTGGATTCGTTGAGCCGAATTACATGAAGATCTGGGTTGAGGACAGCTCGGTGCTGGATATCAATAACAGAATGTTTTTCAGAGTCGGTGGAAAATCCGCTCCCGGAGGCGAACCAGAAGATGGGACGGAGTCTGCCCGTGGTTGGGGAACAGTCGGTGGTTCTGGAGTTTTGGTTACCGGTGCTGACCTTCCTCGAATGATTTTTGTCCGTTGGCAGTCGATATCGGAGCAGAAAACCTATAAAGGCTTCATAGAGATTCCAGAAGAAGCGAGGCAACTGATGGTGCAGTCCACACATCAGCGGTGCCCGAAGACTCCCGAAAGAACCGCACGTTACTCCGCAACGCTGCTTGTGGGGCTCGCCCCGGGGGGAGTGCTTCAAGCGTGGGTCAGGGACTCCTGCCACCGCCCGATAAAAGTCTCCCATGCTCAAGGCGAACTCGAACCTCTCGGCCCCGAGCAGGGCGAGCATGGCGGGCGCTATGCCTATCCCGTGAGTGAGAAGGCCAAGCGATACATTGATAAGTTCGGCATCCCGTACGGTAGTTGGTAA
- a CDS encoding EamA family transporter, whose amino-acid sequence MSRPEFAPTVPPPFPRYLAVIILLCMGCAFAGNHVAARVAFDDGAGVLLAILMRSGGTLLVLAILVLWQRQSLRLPAGARRWQLLLGLLITAQSLCLYSAVARVPVALALLVANVFPILLALLTWALGGPRPSARTAMLMGLILVGLVFVLDVPGRLSDSASVGPEWLLGVALAFCAASVFACALWITDHKLSQVRGSVRSLLTIFIVFSSVNLAGLTGALPGGLNLPATSTGWLALATLVVLYGTGFIVLFISVPRLDMPRNAPVMNIEPLATLLMGWIVLDQMLSRGQIVGGVIVVSGIVLLTYRKAPVKVGVKAEV is encoded by the coding sequence ATGTCCCGTCCTGAGTTTGCGCCTACCGTACCGCCGCCCTTCCCCCGTTATCTCGCCGTGATCATTCTGTTGTGCATGGGTTGTGCGTTCGCCGGCAACCACGTCGCGGCACGGGTCGCTTTTGATGATGGCGCAGGAGTGCTGCTGGCAATTCTGATGCGCTCGGGCGGGACCTTGCTGGTGCTGGCCATTCTCGTCCTGTGGCAGCGGCAAAGTCTGCGTCTGCCGGCAGGCGCGCGGCGTTGGCAACTGTTGTTGGGCCTGCTGATTACTGCGCAGAGCCTGTGTCTGTACTCCGCTGTCGCGCGGGTCCCGGTCGCTTTGGCGCTGCTGGTGGCCAACGTGTTTCCGATCCTGCTCGCCTTGCTGACCTGGGCGCTGGGCGGCCCACGACCAAGCGCGCGCACCGCGATGTTGATGGGCTTGATTCTCGTGGGATTGGTGTTCGTACTGGACGTCCCCGGACGTCTGTCAGACAGCGCGAGCGTCGGCCCGGAATGGCTACTGGGCGTCGCACTCGCCTTCTGCGCCGCCAGCGTCTTCGCCTGCGCGCTGTGGATCACCGACCACAAACTGTCGCAAGTGCGCGGCTCGGTGCGCAGCCTGCTGACCATTTTCATCGTGTTCAGCAGCGTCAACCTGGCCGGCCTGACCGGCGCCCTCCCCGGCGGACTCAACCTCCCCGCCACTTCAACCGGCTGGCTGGCCCTTGCCACGCTTGTCGTGCTCTATGGGACCGGCTTCATTGTGTTGTTCATTTCCGTGCCCCGACTGGACATGCCACGCAACGCCCCGGTGATGAATATCGAACCACTGGCGACGTTGTTGATGGGCTGGATTGTGCTGGATCAAATGCTCAGCAGAGGGCAGATCGTGGGTGGTGTGATTGTGGTGAGCGGGATTGTTTTGCTGACGTATCGCAAAGCGCCGGTGAAGGTTGGGGTGAAGGCTGAGGTTTGA